From a region of the Sinorhizobium sp. B11 genome:
- a CDS encoding hydrolase, which translates to MTFRNGLASLLRPEDSVLVLIDHQPYQLANLNSHDPQMVVNNSTALAKAARAFGVPTILTSVVAGRGGLIFPQITDVFPGQEVIDRTFINTWEDSKVVDAVKATGRKQLIIAGLWTEICVAMPVIQALGEGWDVTVITDASGGTSLEAHEVAIQRMIAAGANMMTWVALAAEWQRDWARTEHADELTDIFKQHAAGSGIAYLWEQQLLNTPLPGKAG; encoded by the coding sequence ATGACCTTTCGTAATGGCCTTGCTTCGCTTCTCCGCCCGGAAGATTCCGTACTCGTCCTGATCGACCACCAGCCCTATCAGCTCGCGAACCTGAACAGCCATGATCCGCAGATGGTGGTCAACAATTCGACGGCGCTGGCAAAGGCCGCCAGGGCTTTCGGCGTGCCGACCATCCTGACCAGCGTGGTCGCCGGGCGCGGCGGCCTCATCTTCCCGCAGATCACCGATGTGTTCCCGGGCCAGGAGGTGATCGACCGGACCTTCATCAACACCTGGGAGGACAGCAAGGTGGTGGATGCGGTCAAGGCAACGGGCCGCAAGCAGCTGATCATCGCGGGTCTCTGGACCGAGATCTGCGTCGCCATGCCCGTCATCCAGGCGCTTGGCGAAGGCTGGGATGTCACAGTCATCACCGACGCCTCGGGCGGCACGTCGCTCGAGGCTCACGAGGTGGCCATCCAGCGCATGATCGCCGCCGGCGCGAACATGATGACCTGGGTGGCGCTGGCCGCAGAATGGCAGCGCGACTGGGCGCGCACCGAACACGCCGACGAGCTGACCGACATCTTCAAGCAGCATGCCGCCGGCAGCGGCATTGCCTATCTCTGGGAGCAGCAGCTGCTCAACACGCCGCTGCCCGGCAAGGCAGGCTGA